Proteins from one Chlorogloeopsis sp. ULAP01 genomic window:
- a CDS encoding MOSC domain-containing protein — translation MNKISVQQLFIYPFKGLSAHQCDRVNLQVGHGIPGDRAFALMYKQDVIDTVFTSVPWMKKHNFAMQNDWHGLAALDCFYESASGTLTVKRKGVELLVADTNTNKGRDLISAFFTGYLAGIYPSQAARHPQRSPLQLVGEFYKTRYPDREAVHISLISRETINHLSELARQPIDVQRFRPNIVVEGVSAWQEFDWVGQEIQLGTARIAITARINRCLNIDVNPETGERDTNLLSLLQTHFHHTQTGVLAQIISDGSVAIGEQLIVNL, via the coding sequence ATGAACAAAATTTCTGTTCAGCAATTATTTATTTATCCATTTAAAGGCTTAAGCGCCCACCAGTGCGATCGCGTTAACCTGCAAGTAGGGCATGGCATACCAGGCGATCGCGCTTTTGCTTTGATGTACAAGCAAGATGTAATAGATACTGTCTTTACAAGCGTGCCTTGGATGAAGAAACATAACTTTGCCATGCAAAATGACTGGCATGGGCTAGCGGCGTTAGATTGTTTCTACGAGTCGGCTAGCGGCACTTTGACAGTCAAGCGTAAAGGTGTAGAGTTATTAGTTGCCGATACCAATACTAATAAAGGACGCGATTTAATTTCTGCCTTTTTCACTGGCTACCTAGCAGGAATTTACCCCAGTCAAGCTGCGAGACATCCTCAACGCTCACCTTTGCAACTAGTGGGAGAATTTTACAAAACACGCTATCCCGACCGAGAAGCAGTACATATTTCCCTTATCAGTCGGGAAACTATTAACCATTTAAGTGAGTTGGCTAGACAACCAATAGATGTACAACGGTTTCGTCCTAATATCGTCGTTGAGGGTGTATCCGCTTGGCAAGAATTTGATTGGGTAGGGCAAGAAATCCAACTGGGAACAGCGCGAATTGCTATTACAGCAAGAATTAATCGTTGTTTAAATATTGATGTGAATCCTGAAACAGGGGAAAGAGATACAAATCTACTTTCTCTGCTGCAAACACATTTTCATCATACACAGACTGGAGTTTTGGCGCAGATAATTAGCGATGGTTCTGTAGCGATCGGCGAGCAATTAATAGTTAATCTTTAA